A region of Nitrospinota bacterium DNA encodes the following proteins:
- a CDS encoding glycine zipper 2TM domain-containing protein, with protein sequence MKSKALILAGIIAISSFACATERQERSAITGAALGAGAGAIIGHQFGEGGRDTGALIGGALGGATGLMYGQEEDARLQQQSGAPGPRGYQGRPVPPGPGPRGPQGGGDDFRNPYRMPSPQYCRGQWVWDPGAGYWQCR encoded by the coding sequence ATGAAAAGCAAGGCGTTAATTCTTGCCGGGATAATAGCCATATCTTCATTTGCGTGCGCCACCGAGAGACAAGAGCGGTCGGCCATCACGGGCGCGGCGCTTGGCGCGGGCGCTGGGGCCATAATCGGCCACCAGTTCGGCGAAGGCGGCAGAGACACTGGCGCCCTGATAGGCGGCGCATTGGGCGGGGCCACAGGGCTAATGTATGGCCAGGAAGAAGACGCGAGACTGCAACAGCAAAGCGGAGCACCGGGGCCAAGAGGCTACCAAGGCAGGCCTGTTCCGCCAGGTCCAGGCCCCAGGGGGCCACAAGGCGGCGGGGATGATTTCCGGAACCCTTACAGAATGCCCTCTCCCCAGTATTGCCGGGGCCAGTGGGTGTGGGATCCGGGCGCAGGTTACTGGCAGTGCAGGTAA
- the thiL gene encoding thiamine-phosphate kinase: MKKNRELAIIQKVERLFGPQTVKLKNLSIGIGDDCAAFRPPPGKEVLVTTDSLVENVHFRQAGLDSRLLGIKTAMVNLSDIASMGGTPKYALLSIILPGHLEERCINQFLAGFRFALDKYNCGVIGGNVSSGKEASFTVTAIGEVDKRLTLKRNGARAGEHIFITGTPGDSALGFEVLNRRGKTLTKDEKYLARRHMAPTARVEWGQIIAKERLASAMIDVSDGVGLDLERMMKASSARAEVFLDRFPMSAPARRLLEKQGPGLWQKILSGGEDYELIFTVPQGRLKKTARLIREKRLTATCIGQVLNGKPGVAFFDGMGRKVELKNKGYLHGSI, translated from the coding sequence GTGAAAAAAAACCGAGAACTGGCCATAATCCAAAAGGTTGAACGGCTTTTTGGCCCCCAAACGGTCAAACTCAAAAACCTGTCCATCGGCATAGGTGACGATTGCGCCGCGTTCCGCCCACCGCCGGGAAAAGAAGTTCTCGTCACCACCGATTCGCTGGTGGAAAACGTCCATTTCCGCCAAGCGGGCCTGGATAGCCGGTTGTTGGGTATAAAAACCGCCATGGTCAATCTTTCAGACATTGCATCCATGGGCGGAACGCCAAAATACGCACTGCTGTCCATCATTCTGCCCGGTCATTTGGAAGAGCGATGTATAAACCAATTTCTGGCCGGGTTCCGATTTGCGCTGGATAAGTATAACTGCGGGGTTATCGGGGGGAATGTCTCATCTGGTAAAGAGGCTTCTTTCACGGTAACGGCCATTGGCGAGGTGGATAAGCGGCTGACGCTGAAACGAAACGGAGCAAGGGCGGGAGAACACATTTTTATCACCGGAACCCCCGGCGATTCGGCTCTGGGGTTTGAGGTATTAAATCGTAGAGGTAAAACACTGACTAAAGACGAAAAATACCTCGCCCGCCGCCATATGGCCCCCACCGCCCGGGTGGAATGGGGCCAAATAATAGCCAAAGAGCGGCTAGCCTCGGCCATGATAGATGTTTCCGATGGCGTGGGGCTGGACCTTGAACGGATGATGAAAGCTTCCAGCGCAAGGGCCGAGGTTTTTCTGGACAGGTTCCCCATGTCAGCTCCGGCGCGGAGGCTTCTTGAAAAACAAGGCCCTGGGTTGTGGCAAAAAATCCTTTCCGGCGGGGAGGACTATGAGCTTATCTTCACCGTGCCGCAGGGCAGATTGAAAAAAACAGCCCGGCTAATCCGGGAAAAAAGGCTGACAGCCACCTGCATAGGTCAGGTTTTGAATGGAAAACCAGGAGTGGCGTTCTTCGATGGAATGGGGAGAAAAGTGGAGTTAAAAAATAAAGGTTACCTCCATGGATCCATTTGA